In a single window of the Candidatus Palauibacter australiensis genome:
- the lhgO gene encoding L-2-hydroxyglutarate oxidase, producing MTKPLDIAVIGGGIVGLATADAIRRARPDLSLTVLEKEPEVAAHQTGRNSGVIHAGLYYAPGSLKARLCTEGAERLFRYCAERGIPTTRTGKIVVATSRDQLTALAELERRGTANGVAMQRIGPGGIAEIEPHARGVEALHVPATGAVDFGDVARAFAADLSRDGHPIRAGFEVREARRSGRRTVLAGPPGDIAAKVVVNCAGLHVDRVMRILGHEPDLKILPFRGEYWGLSETAAGLVRGHIYPVPDPRLPHLGVHFTRNVAGRVELGPNAVWAWGREAYGRLSARLPDALEALSYRGFRRLAQAHWRTAVEEQWRSLDRRSVVRKARAMLPALEVRDLEAWRSGIRAQAVDTDGALIHDFVIREGPGVVNVLNAPSPAATACLAIGHHIAGRALQQL from the coding sequence ATGACGAAACCGCTCGACATCGCCGTCATCGGGGGCGGCATCGTCGGGCTTGCCACGGCCGACGCGATCCGGCGGGCCCGGCCGGATCTCTCGCTCACCGTGCTCGAGAAAGAGCCGGAGGTCGCGGCGCACCAGACGGGGCGAAACAGCGGCGTCATCCACGCCGGGCTGTACTACGCGCCGGGGTCGCTCAAGGCGCGGCTGTGCACGGAGGGTGCCGAGCGGCTGTTTCGCTACTGCGCCGAGCGAGGCATTCCGACCACGCGCACCGGCAAGATCGTCGTCGCCACTTCGCGCGATCAGCTCACGGCCCTCGCCGAACTCGAGCGGCGCGGGACGGCGAACGGCGTGGCCATGCAGCGGATCGGCCCCGGCGGAATCGCGGAGATCGAACCGCACGCGCGCGGCGTGGAGGCGCTCCACGTACCCGCCACCGGGGCGGTCGACTTCGGTGACGTGGCGCGGGCCTTCGCGGCGGATCTTTCCCGCGACGGCCACCCGATCCGCGCAGGCTTCGAGGTGCGGGAAGCCCGCCGCTCCGGGCGCCGCACCGTGCTCGCCGGCCCCCCGGGCGACATCGCCGCCAAAGTCGTCGTCAACTGCGCCGGGCTGCACGTCGACCGCGTGATGCGGATCCTGGGGCACGAACCCGATCTCAAGATTCTGCCCTTCCGGGGGGAGTACTGGGGCCTGTCGGAAACCGCCGCCGGGCTCGTACGGGGCCACATCTATCCGGTGCCGGACCCGCGGCTTCCCCATCTCGGCGTCCACTTCACCCGGAACGTCGCGGGACGCGTGGAACTCGGACCGAACGCGGTCTGGGCCTGGGGCCGGGAGGCCTACGGCCGCCTCTCGGCCCGCCTGCCCGACGCCCTCGAAGCGTTGAGCTACCGCGGTTTCCGGCGCCTGGCGCAGGCCCACTGGCGGACCGCCGTCGAGGAGCAGTGGCGCTCGCTGGACCGGCGCTCGGTCGTACGCAAGGCGCGCGCGATGCTTCCCGCACTCGAAGTGCGCGACCTCGAGGCATGGCGCTCCGGCATCCGCGCGCAGGCCGTGGACACGGATGGCGCCCTGATCCACGACTTCGTGATTCGGGAAGGGCCGGGGGTCGTGAACGTGCTCAACGCCCCCTCCCCGGCGGCCACCGCCTGCCTGGC